The window TGGTGACGTGGCTGCTGTCGGCTGGGGTCATCGCTGCCGTCGCCTTCGCAGCTGTGCCCCGACCCGACGCGGTGAGCCAGACCTACGACAACGTCTTCCACCTGTCGGCGATCGCGTCGATCCTCGAAACCGGGGACGCGTCTTCGCTGTCTCTGCGGACGATGATCGAGACGGATCGAACCTGGTCCTTCTACCCTGCAGGCTGGCATTCGCTCGTCGTCCTGGTCGTGCAACTCAGCGGCGCTGCCGTACCGGTCGCGGTCAACGCGGCGTGGATCGCCGCGGCCGCAGTGCTGTGGCTGCCGGGCGTTGCCTGGCTGTCGCAGGTGGTGCTGCCCCGGTACGCCGCTTCGACGGTGGGGCTGGTTGCGCTTCCCCTGGGGGCGGCGTTCGGTGCGATGCCCTACGCCCTGCTGACCTGGGGCACCCTGTACCCGACGTTCCTGGCCACGGCTGTGCTGCCCGCGGCCGTCGCCGTGCCGGTTCTCGCCTGGCGGGCATGGCACGGATGCCGCCCCGCCCTGCGCCCGCGCATCCTCGCCTGGGGGACCGCCGCCACGGCACTGACGGTTGCCGCCGTTGCCTTCGCGCAACCTCGTGTGCTCGCCACCTGGGCGCTGCTGCTTGCGGTTCCCGTCGTGGGCGTCGTGGGCGCGTGGTTCGTGCGCGGCTGGCGGACCGGGGGCGTCGCTCGCAGCCGCGTGCTGTGGGTGGGGGTGTCAGGCGCGCTGGCGGTCGTCGCCGCGGCAGCGGTGGGCTTGTGGTACCTGGTGACCAGGCTCGAGCTGTTCGAGCGCCCCCTCGACGACCGGCTGGGCGGGCCGCAGGCGCAGGCCGTGCAGTCCGTCGGTGACGGCATCTGGCAGGTTCTCGCGCAGGCGTGGTTGACCGGGGTGGGAACGATTCCCACGCTGCCCGCCCTGCTGCTGGCGGCATCCGTCCTGGTCGGCGCCGTCGTCGCCTGGCGTCACCGCCGCCTCCGCTGGCTCGTTCTGGCCTATCTGCTGGTGGCTGCGCTGTTCATCCTCGCGGCCGGATCCGACGACGTGGTCACCAAGCTCGCGACGGCACTGTGGTACAAGGACAAGTACCGTCTCAGTTCCGCCCTGCCCGTGATCGGCGTGGTGCTGGCCTCGCTCGGCGTGATCGCGACGTCACGGTGGATCGCCCGGCGACGCGCCCGGGTGGCTCGGCCTGTGCCGGTCGCGCTCACCTGGCTGGTCGCCGCGTCGTCCGCGCTCGCGATCGGCTGTAGCGGAGTGACCGCGTCGGTGGCACATGTCTTCCGCATGCCTGACGCCGCGACGTCCGGCGAGGTCGTCTCGCGCGATCAGATCGCGTTCTTCGCCGGCCTGAGCGACACCGTGCCCGCGGGCCAGCGCACGCTGGGCGACCCCTGGGACGGTTCTGCCTGGACACAGGTGTTCGGGGGGCCGGAACCGGTGTTCCCGCATGTCAACGGCCAGTGGGATGCCGACCGGCAGGCGCTGGCGTGGCGGTTGACCGACATCGAAACCGATCCCGAGGTGTGTGCCGCGCTCGACCGGCTCGGCGTCCGGTACGTCACGTATGCGCCGCGGGCTTTCGGCGGCGGCGACCCGGCAGGCAACCACTTCCCGGGCCCGCACGCGGCCGTCGAGGCGGGGTTGTTCACGCTCGTGGACACCGACGGCGAGACGAGCCTGTACCGGATCGACCAGTGCGGCCCGCTCGCTGCGGCCCCGACAACCTAGGATCGACATTGTGACATCTGCCACAGTGGGCGCGCCCGGGTCCCCACGGCGCTACGTGCATTCGCTCTGGCTGCTGTCGGCGCGGGACCTGAAGGTGCGCTACGCGACCAGTGCGCTGGGGTACCTCTGGTCGGTGCTGGACCCGCTCGTGATGGCCGCGATCTACTGGTTCGTCTTCACTCAGGTGTTCGGGCGTGGCGTGGGTGCCGAACCCTACATCGTCTTCCTCATCACCGCGCTGTTGCCCTGGGTGTGGTTCAACTCGGCGGTGTCGGATTTCACCCGCGCCTTCAACAAGGATGCGCGCCTCGTGCGGTCCACCGCCATCCCGCGCTCGATCTGGGTCAACCGGATCGTGCTGAGCAAGGGGGTCGAGTTCCTCTGCTCACTGCCCGTCCTGGCGGTGTTCGCGGTCTTCTCCGGAGCCCAGGTCGGCTGGGGGATCCTCTGGTTCCCGCTGGCTGTCCTGCTGCAGACGATGCTGCTGGTGGGCCTGGGCCTGCTGGTCGCGCCGCTGTGCGTGCTGTGGACGGACCTGGAGCGGACGACGCGGCTCATCCTGCGGGCGCTGTTCTACGCGTCACCGGTGATCTACGGAGTGGCGGATCTGCCCGGCGCGTTTCGCGAGCTCGCCGCTTTCAACCCGCTGGCTGGGATCTTCACCCTGTACCGCGTCGGATTCTTCCCCGATCAGTGGGACACGCTGTCGGTGGTGATGGCGGCCGTGATGAGCGTGGTGTTCCTGCTTCTCGGGCTCGTGGTGTTCCGCCGGCTCGAGAACGCCGTGCTGAAGGAGTTGTGATGGCATCGGAGTTCGCGATCGAGGCGACCGACCTCGGCGTCCGATTCCGGCGGGGTCGCCGGGGCCGTCGCAGCATCAAGGACCTTTTCGGGGGAGCTGCCCGGCGCACGCGTCCCGATGAGTTCTGGGCGCTGCGCGCCGTGTCGTTCACGGTGCGCCCCGGCGAGGCGATCGGCGTGGTGGGGCGCAACGGTCAGGGAAAGTCCACGCTGCTCAAACTCGTCGCTGGCGTCCTGCTGCCCGATGAGGGCCAGGTGCGGGTGAACGGCGGCGTCGCCCCTCTCATCGAGATCACCGGCGGGTTCGTCGGCGACCTCACGGTGCGGGAGAACGTCCGGCTCACGGCGGGGCTGCACGGGATGCCGCGGGCCGAGGTCGCCCGCCGGTTCGACAGCATCATCGACTTCGCCGAACTACGAGACTCGATCGACACCCCCTACAAGCACCTGTCCAGCGGCATGAAGGTGCGTCTGGCCTTCGCGGTGGTCTCGCAACTGGAGGAACCCATCCTGCTGGTGGACGAGGTGCTCGCCGTCGGCGACAAGGCCTTCCGCGAGAAGTGTTACCGCCGCATCGACGAACTGCTCTCCGAGGGGCGCACGATGTTCTTCGTCAGCCACAACGAGCGGGACCTCCGCCGGTTCTGCACACGAGGGTTGTACCTCGACAAGGGGTCGCTCGTGCTGGACGCGCCCCTGGGTGAGGTCCTGGACCGGTATAACGCGGACTACAACGCCGGCTGATCGCCGCCGGCTCGGATTACCTCAGCAGCTTCCGCGTGACCATCTCATCAAGGGATTGCTGATAAGCCGCGCTCTCTACGGGTTCCCTCATCGCCCAGTCGGCAAACGCGCGCACGCCGTCGAGGAAGGGTACCGACGCGGCGAAGCCGAGGGTCTCGCGTAGGCGCCGGGTGTCGGCGACGTTGTGTCGGATGTCACCCAGCCGATAGCGGCCGGATATCCGCGTAGGGACTGTCGTCCCGTAGGCGGTGAAGAGGGCGTCGACGACTTCCAGCACGGTGGTGGCAGTCCCGGACCCGACGTTGAACACACCGCCCGCCGCCTCGGGACGCGTAGCCGCGAGGAACGTGGCTTCGACGACGTCGTCTATATACACGAAGTCGCGCGACTCGAGCCCATCCTCAAAGATGTTCACCTCCGTCCCCTGACGAATCAGGGTGGAGAAGATCGAGAGGATGCCGGTGTACGGGTTCCTCAGCGATTGTCCCGGCCCGTACACATTCTGATAGCGCAGCGACACCGGCTCGATCCCCACGGTGGGACACACGGTCATCACGAGGGATTCCTGCATCTGCTTGGTGATGCCGTACACGCTGGACGGGTGGAGCTTGGCATCCTCATCCGTCGCGATCGTCTCGAGTGGACCCTCATCGGGCATCCGGACGTCGAAGTGGCCGGCCGCCAGATCCGCCTCGTTCCGGTGCGGTGGGTACACGACCCGACCGTCCTCGGTGCGGTACGCACCTTCGCCATAGATGGCGCGGGAAGATGCGACGACAACCCGCCGCACGTCGTGTGTGCTGTTGGCCAGGAGATCCAGCAGCTTCGCCGTGCCGCCGATGTTGGTCTGCGTGTAGCGATCGATCTCGTACATGGACTGACCGGTCCCGGTCTCGGCCGCGAGGTGCACGACGACCGACGCGCCCTCGAGCGCCCGGCGGAGGTCGTCGGTCGACGTCACGGTGCCTGGGATCACTTCGGCCACGCCGCCCAAAGCGCGCAGCAGCGGCGAGGTCGTGGCAGGATCATCGCCGTGCACCTGCGGGATCAGGGCATCCAGAACGGTGACCGTGTCGCCCCCCGCGCGGAATCGGCGGGCGAGATGCGAGCCGATGAAGCCCGCACCGCCTGTGATCAGAACGTGCTGGACCATGCGCTCCTCTCGCACTCGCGAACACCTCGCTCGGGAGAGCCAGGTGTTCCGTCAGGCATCAGTGTGACGGGACGATCCTACGGGTGGCGGCGCCCCGCAGGGTCTGGACCACTACAACGCGGGCTGATCCGCGGTGGCCACCAGCGGCGGCATCGGCTTCCACGACGCGTCCCGGGCGATCTTGTGCCCATCGCGGATGCCGCGGAACAGGTGGGAGGTGCCGCGGACGGTGCGCTCCACGAGCAGCAGCCGGATGACCTCCTTGACGAAGGTGAGCGCCGTGCCGGCACCGAACAGCACCGGTTTGTACACCCCGAGCGCGCGGTAATACCGCTTGATGTACCCGCGGTTGCGCATGATGTAGTACCGGTAGGCGTTGCTGGAAGCGTTCATGTGGCGAATGCCCATGTCCCACTGCTTGATCTCGCGGGTGCGGCGGAGCACGAACTCGTCGACGATGACCGAGGTGGTGTGACGCGAGGCGAGCCAGCCGTACATCTGGTCGTCCCAGTAGATGAAGAACCGGGGGTCGGGCAGTCCGATCTGCGCGACGATGTCGCGGTGGATGAACATCCCCTCGAAGCAGCCGGAGTTCATCTCCTTGTAACCGGATTCGTCGAAGCCGGCGGGCGCGAACGGGATCGGGATCGCGAGCGGCTCGGCGATGCGGTACTGCCAGTAGAACTCGCTGCCGTCGTAGTCGTAGCGGCGGCCCTGGATCGACTTGAAGCGCGGTGCCCACGCACCCATCCGGGCAAGGCCGTCCGGGAGGACCTCGACATCGTCGTCCATGAGCCAGATCCAGGCGGACCCGAGCTCGTAGGCGATGCGCATGCCCTCGCTGAAGCCGCCGGAGCCTCCGGTGTTGGTCTCCAGGCGGCGGTAGACGATCTCGGTGCCGATGCGGTCGCGGAAGGACTCCACGACCTCGGTGGTGTCGTCGGTCGACGCGTTGTCGACGATCACGACATGCCCTGGTTTGGGGTCCATCGCCACAATGCTCTCCAGCAGCCGGGTCAGCAGCGCGGAGCGGTTGAAGGTGACCACGGCGATCGTCGCCGATGCGGGGTTGAAGGGCGCGGTGGCGGGGGAGTCAGCGGGAAGCGGCATAGCCCGTCGATCTTACCCCGGCCGCCTGTCCGATCCCCACGGCAGGTCGCCGACGGGCGGCAGATCGGTGCCCTGTGTGGCCTCGTCGATGCGCTCGCGCCATGACCGGGATTGTCCGGCGCGCAGTGCGCACAGCACGAGCATGAGCCACCCGTATCCGGCGAGGGTGAAGCTCTCGAAGACCGAATCGACCAGCAGCGCGACGAGGATCAGCGGCGTCCAGGCGTAGACGATGGAGCGGCGTTCGCTCGCGACCAGCCAGGAGCGCACGAAGGCCAGCCCCACGAAGATCGCGAAGAGGATCAGCCCGACCCATCCCACCTGCAGCAGCACGTCGAAGTAGGCGTTCAGCGCCGAGCGGTGGGTCTCCCGCAGGATGTAGTTGAGGGTGCCGAACGGGAACTCCTCGCTCCAGCTGCCGCTCCACCCCCACCCCTGGATCGGACGGGCGCGCACGAACACGACGATCTGCGCCCACAGATCCGCGCGGGTGGAGAAGTCCCGTGCCGCACCGATCCAGCCGATGATCGTATGCCGTGCGGTGTAGGCGATCCCGATGCCCAGCACCAGCCCGCCGCCGAGGATCCACTGCAGTGTGCGGCGGCGCACCGGCGAGGTGCGGCGCACCAGGGCCAGTGCGGCGGTGGCGGCGGCCACAGCGACGGCCAGCACGAGCACGGTGGGGGAGTCCGACAGTGCGGCCAGGGTGCCGGCGAGCACCGCCGAATACAGCGACACGCCGGGCCGCACCGACATCGTGCGGTACTCGATGAGGAATGTGATGAGGGCGAGCACCGCGATGAACCCGAGCGCGTTGCGGGTGCCGAAGATGCCCTGGATGGGACCGAGCAGGGCGATGTTGCCCTGCACGCCCAGGAAGCGCAGCGGCATGTCGAGCAGGATGCCGGAGAGAACCTCGACCGCGAGCGACACCGTGAGCAGCACGCGCATGACGTCGCCGAGGGCGCGCGCGGTCTGCAGCGTGTCGCGGACATGCCCGATCACGACGGCGAGGAACGCCAGCCCCACCAGCCCCGCCCAGCCGGCCAGGGTGGCGGTGGCATCCTGGCTCCACGTGACGCTCACCAGCAGCCACAGCAGGAA is drawn from Microbacterium sp. zg-B96 and contains these coding sequences:
- a CDS encoding DUF6541 family protein, with translation MTDLGWLAAGVPLLAAVAVLLVPGLVTLAPLRMGPMARGALAGPLSLVSIGIAGIVCGAADLAFAPWQPLLVAALGCLVAWGARRSGIRLPLRPGKAWPLVVTWLLSAGVIAAVAFAAVPRPDAVSQTYDNVFHLSAIASILETGDASSLSLRTMIETDRTWSFYPAGWHSLVVLVVQLSGAAVPVAVNAAWIAAAAVLWLPGVAWLSQVVLPRYAASTVGLVALPLGAAFGAMPYALLTWGTLYPTFLATAVLPAAVAVPVLAWRAWHGCRPALRPRILAWGTAATALTVAAVAFAQPRVLATWALLLAVPVVGVVGAWFVRGWRTGGVARSRVLWVGVSGALAVVAAAAVGLWYLVTRLELFERPLDDRLGGPQAQAVQSVGDGIWQVLAQAWLTGVGTIPTLPALLLAASVLVGAVVAWRHRRLRWLVLAYLLVAALFILAAGSDDVVTKLATALWYKDKYRLSSALPVIGVVLASLGVIATSRWIARRRARVARPVPVALTWLVAASSALAIGCSGVTASVAHVFRMPDAATSGEVVSRDQIAFFAGLSDTVPAGQRTLGDPWDGSAWTQVFGGPEPVFPHVNGQWDADRQALAWRLTDIETDPEVCAALDRLGVRYVTYAPRAFGGGDPAGNHFPGPHAAVEAGLFTLVDTDGETSLYRIDQCGPLAAAPTT
- a CDS encoding ABC transporter permease encodes the protein MTSATVGAPGSPRRYVHSLWLLSARDLKVRYATSALGYLWSVLDPLVMAAIYWFVFTQVFGRGVGAEPYIVFLITALLPWVWFNSAVSDFTRAFNKDARLVRSTAIPRSIWVNRIVLSKGVEFLCSLPVLAVFAVFSGAQVGWGILWFPLAVLLQTMLLVGLGLLVAPLCVLWTDLERTTRLILRALFYASPVIYGVADLPGAFRELAAFNPLAGIFTLYRVGFFPDQWDTLSVVMAAVMSVVFLLLGLVVFRRLENAVLKEL
- a CDS encoding ABC transporter ATP-binding protein yields the protein MASEFAIEATDLGVRFRRGRRGRRSIKDLFGGAARRTRPDEFWALRAVSFTVRPGEAIGVVGRNGQGKSTLLKLVAGVLLPDEGQVRVNGGVAPLIEITGGFVGDLTVRENVRLTAGLHGMPRAEVARRFDSIIDFAELRDSIDTPYKHLSSGMKVRLAFAVVSQLEEPILLVDEVLAVGDKAFREKCYRRIDELLSEGRTMFFVSHNERDLRRFCTRGLYLDKGSLVLDAPLGEVLDRYNADYNAG
- a CDS encoding NAD-dependent epimerase/dehydratase family protein; this encodes MVQHVLITGGAGFIGSHLARRFRAGGDTVTVLDALIPQVHGDDPATTSPLLRALGGVAEVIPGTVTSTDDLRRALEGASVVVHLAAETGTGQSMYEIDRYTQTNIGGTAKLLDLLANSTHDVRRVVVASSRAIYGEGAYRTEDGRVVYPPHRNEADLAAGHFDVRMPDEGPLETIATDEDAKLHPSSVYGITKQMQESLVMTVCPTVGIEPVSLRYQNVYGPGQSLRNPYTGILSIFSTLIRQGTEVNIFEDGLESRDFVYIDDVVEATFLAATRPEAAGGVFNVGSGTATTVLEVVDALFTAYGTTVPTRISGRYRLGDIRHNVADTRRLRETLGFAASVPFLDGVRAFADWAMREPVESAAYQQSLDEMVTRKLLR
- a CDS encoding glycosyltransferase family 2 protein, with translation MPLPADSPATAPFNPASATIAVVTFNRSALLTRLLESIVAMDPKPGHVVIVDNASTDDTTEVVESFRDRIGTEIVYRRLETNTGGSGGFSEGMRIAYELGSAWIWLMDDDVEVLPDGLARMGAWAPRFKSIQGRRYDYDGSEFYWQYRIAEPLAIPIPFAPAGFDESGYKEMNSGCFEGMFIHRDIVAQIGLPDPRFFIYWDDQMYGWLASRHTTSVIVDEFVLRRTREIKQWDMGIRHMNASSNAYRYYIMRNRGYIKRYYRALGVYKPVLFGAGTALTFVKEVIRLLLVERTVRGTSHLFRGIRDGHKIARDASWKPMPPLVATADQPAL
- a CDS encoding O-antigen ligase family protein produces the protein MTAPHEPRDRGFTAILSSAAMASAFTYAALGAVFAGFAIERLTSRTTYVTVVLGLCVVGAAMLTARRREISALRLVPSTLVVFLLWLLVSVTWSQDATATLAGWAGLVGLAFLAVVIGHVRDTLQTARALGDVMRVLLTVSLAVEVLSGILLDMPLRFLGVQGNIALLGPIQGIFGTRNALGFIAVLALITFLIEYRTMSVRPGVSLYSAVLAGTLAALSDSPTVLVLAVAVAAATAALALVRRTSPVRRRTLQWILGGGLVLGIGIAYTARHTIIGWIGAARDFSTRADLWAQIVVFVRARPIQGWGWSGSWSEEFPFGTLNYILRETHRSALNAYFDVLLQVGWVGLILFAIFVGLAFVRSWLVASERRSIVYAWTPLILVALLVDSVFESFTLAGYGWLMLVLCALRAGQSRSWRERIDEATQGTDLPPVGDLPWGSDRRPG